The Henckelia pumila isolate YLH828 chromosome 2, ASM3356847v2, whole genome shotgun sequence genome includes a window with the following:
- the LOC140882033 gene encoding uncharacterized protein isoform X1 has translation MSGREVREYTNLTDPKDKKLGKGKDRVDDEEVTFQRMVSKMQEVAGERGGYLHGRGALDSDDLLYLKEQIEAEEDAERLLRRTEKRAFAAFKKAVAETSPASVPLALRVEPKAKSGIRQQDLLKRVVEVKPKQQRISKPSDKDPSLVTLSGQAFKKHKAASIQHGNKKEQSPSKEDETLVDNNNPVKSLVAAYASSDDEN, from the exons ATGTCAGGAAGAGAAGTTCGTGAGTACACAAACCTGACGGATCCAAAAG ATAAGAAGTTAGGAAAGGGAAAAGACAGAGTAGATGACGAAGAAGTTACTTTCCAACGCATGGTCTCCAAG ATGCAAGAAGTTGCCGGTGAACGTGGTGGCTACCTTCACGGCCGAGGGG CGTTGGACAGCGATGATTTACTCTATCTCAAGGAGCAGATTGAAGCTGAAGAAGATGCTGAGCGCCTTCTACGCCGTACGGAGAAACGAGCATTTGCAGCTTTTAAGA AAGCTGTGGCTGAAACTTCCCCGGCATCAGTTCCCTTGGCACTTCGAGTCGAACCCAAGGCAAAGAGTGGTATCAG GCAGCAAGATTTACTGAAGAGGGTGGTAGAAGTGAAGCCTAAGCAGCAGAGAATATCTAAACCTTCTGATAAAGATCCATCCTTGGTAACTTTGAGTGGACAGGCATTTAAAAAACACAAAGCTGCGAGTATTCAACATGGTAACAAGAAAGAGCAGTCGCCCTCGAAGGAAGATGAAACACTTGTGGATAATAATAACCCAGTTAAAAGTTTGGTAGCAGCATACGCAAGTTCGGATGATGAAAACTGA
- the LOC140882033 gene encoding uncharacterized protein isoform X2, with protein MQEVAGERGGYLHGRGALDSDDLLYLKEQIEAEEDAERLLRRTEKRAFAAFKKAVAETSPASVPLALRVEPKAKSGIRQQDLLKRVVEVKPKQQRISKPSDKDPSLVTLSGQAFKKHKAASIQHGNKKEQSPSKEDETLVDNNNPVKSLVAAYASSDDEN; from the exons ATGCAAGAAGTTGCCGGTGAACGTGGTGGCTACCTTCACGGCCGAGGGG CGTTGGACAGCGATGATTTACTCTATCTCAAGGAGCAGATTGAAGCTGAAGAAGATGCTGAGCGCCTTCTACGCCGTACGGAGAAACGAGCATTTGCAGCTTTTAAGA AAGCTGTGGCTGAAACTTCCCCGGCATCAGTTCCCTTGGCACTTCGAGTCGAACCCAAGGCAAAGAGTGGTATCAG GCAGCAAGATTTACTGAAGAGGGTGGTAGAAGTGAAGCCTAAGCAGCAGAGAATATCTAAACCTTCTGATAAAGATCCATCCTTGGTAACTTTGAGTGGACAGGCATTTAAAAAACACAAAGCTGCGAGTATTCAACATGGTAACAAGAAAGAGCAGTCGCCCTCGAAGGAAGATGAAACACTTGTGGATAATAATAACCCAGTTAAAAGTTTGGTAGCAGCATACGCAAGTTCGGATGATGAAAACTGA
- the LOC140877390 gene encoding uncharacterized protein, producing MSNKMCISQDKVKFNVNGNNDAAHNQLRGAFGKVNLQSQISEDKYFSCKFSLYFKYQKVSEIILDCLNEEDMVFMVEKTQFGNLIKYVADYNLSSQILWFLVMRQTYVTDDDEMWFVVNDRPIRFSIMEYALITGLNCSNSFPEEEVEVSDFCGKYFQGSNKVYVNKVEMKLKELKSMDALLSIERVKMSCFYFVCGVLWPLAPVKNPLVDKKNFSLIDDFDAFNKYHWGTIAFKRAIRD from the exons ATGTCAAATAAGATGTGCATCAGTCAAGATAAAGTGAAATTCAACGTGAATGGCAATAATGACGCTGCACACAATCAACTGCGAGGCGCTTTTGGAAAG GTTAATCTTCAATCTCAAATATCAGAGGATAAATATTTTAGTTGTAAGTTTAGCTTATATTTCAAATATCAGAAAGTAAGTGAGATTATATTAGATTGCTTGAACGAGGAGGACATGGTATTCATGGTTGAAAAAACACAATTTGGCAATCTAATCAAGTATGTTGCAGATTATAATTTATCGAGTCAGATTTTGTGGTTTTTGGTGATGAGACAAACATATGTAACCGATGATGATGAAATGTGGTTTGTTGTGAATGATAGACCAATAAGATTTTCTATAATGGAGTATGCATTGATAACAGGTTTGAATTGTTCTAATAGTTTTCCTGAAGAAGAAGTAGAGGTCTCAGATTTTTGTGGTAAATATTTTCAAGGCAGTAATAAAGTTTATGTGAATAAagttgaaatgaagttgaaagagttgaaaagtATGGATGCATTGTTGAGTATAGAGAGAGTGAAGATGTCTTGTTTTTACTTCGTTTGTGGTGTACTGTGGCCTCTAGCGCCAGTTAAAAATCCTCtagttgataaaaaaaatttcagcttgattgatgattttgatgctTTTAATAAGTATCATTGGGGTACGATAGCTTTCAAAAGAGCAATTCGTGATTAA